The Terriglobia bacterium genome includes a window with the following:
- a CDS encoding restriction endonuclease, with protein sequence MNSHIYFGSHKSGRAKQVIVQVKSGYIGVNHVRDLKGVLAREKAAIGALITLREPTKPMRVEAASAGFYETSDPSEKLIKMQPNSGRRSPRLQILTVAELLAGKKIEYPSGPIAREETFAKAERKTRHQQEELF encoded by the coding sequence GTGAACAGCCACATCTATTTTGGGAGCCATAAAAGTGGCAGGGCCAAGCAAGTGATCGTGCAAGTCAAAAGCGGCTACATCGGCGTCAACCATGTTCGCGACCTCAAAGGAGTTCTGGCCCGCGAGAAAGCCGCCATTGGCGCGCTGATCACTCTGCGCGAACCCACCAAGCCCATGCGGGTCGAAGCCGCCTCCGCCGGGTTCTATGAGACCTCCGACCCGTCGGAAAAATTAATCAAGATGCAGCCCAACAGCGGGAGGCGCTCCCCGCGCCTGCAAATTCTTACTGTAGCTGAATTGCTTGCCGGCAAAAAGATCGAGTACCCAAGCGGCCCCATCGCCCGCGAGGAGACCTTCGCCAAAGCCGAGCGCAAAACCCGGCACCAGCAGGAGGAACTTTTTTGA